One part of the Helicoverpa armigera isolate CAAS_96S chromosome 3, ASM3070526v1, whole genome shotgun sequence genome encodes these proteins:
- the LOC110383843 gene encoding spidroin-1: MRFIYTCLCFASVLKIVLPAPADGFVFPDDRRREKKLEPVITPPVLPVLEHLERDPSTLLPHERRAPGPSQVKPRFGFGGGFNVAPSGNGGLTASVSSSASGLGASQSASQSFSFGFNEGFSASQSASQASSFNGFGSGFSGSQASSQAASFSGSGLSGSGAASSASALGSGFGGSGGSGSQSASSAFGFNSLNGFQQQQPDYFGEGLLDVRHRGVPNFPFPNFVGRSKGVGAAAFRSGKSGLSSRNRDDFLAVLVSD, translated from the exons ATGAGGTTCATCTACACGTGTTTGTGCTTCGCCTCTGTGCTTAAGATCGTGCTGCCGGCGCCCGCCGACGGTTTCGTGTTCCCTGATGATCGGAGACGGGAGAAAAAGTTGGAGCCTGTGATTACTCCACCTGTTCTACCAGTTTTAGAGCATTTGGAGCGTGATCCGAGTACATTGTTACCGCACGAGAGACGGGCTCCAGGGCCTAGTCAAGTGAAGCCGAGGTTTGGTTTCGGAGGAGGTTTTAATGTCGCTCCCTCTGGAAATGGGGGTTTGACTGCAAGTGTGAGCAGCAGTGCAAGTGGTCTCGGAGCCAGCCAGTCAGCATCACAGTCGTTCTCGTTCGGATTCAATGAAGGGTTCAGCGCATCTCAATCCGCCAGCCAAGCGTCGTCGTTCAATGGATTCGGAAG TGGCTTCAGCGGCAGTCAGGCGAGTAGCCAAGCAGCTTCGTTCAGCGGCTCCGGGCTTTCAGGATCGGGGGCGGCTTCGTCAGCATCAGCACTCGGCAGTGGTTTTGGTGGGAGTGGCGGGAGTGGAAGCCAGAGCGCGTCTTCGGCTTTCGGCTTCAACTCCTTAAACGGCTTCCAGCAGCAGCAACCTGAT TACTTTGGCGAAGGCTTGCTGGACGTTAGACATCGGGGAGTCCCCAACTTCCCCTTCCCTAACTTCGTGGGAAGAAGCAAGGGCGTTGGTGCTGCGGCCTTCCGAAGCGGGAAGAGTGGGCTCTCATCGAGGAACAGGGACGACTTTCTAGCTGTTCTAGTTTCCGACTAA